The following are encoded in a window of Clostridium thermarum genomic DNA:
- the proS gene encoding proline--tRNA ligase → MSKNKKMVEAITSMDEDFAQWYTDIVKKAELVDYASVKGCMIIRPYGYAIWENIQKDLDARFKETGHENVYMPMFIPESLLQKEKEHVEGFAPEVAWVTHFGEEKLTEKLCVRPTSETLFCEHYSKIVQSYNDLPKLYNQWCSVVRCEKTTRPFLRTTEFLWQEGHTVHATAEEAQQETIRMLNVYAAHCEEILAIPVVKGQKTEKEKFAGAKATYTIESLMHDGKALQTGTSHNFGDNFAKAFNIQYTDNTGKLQYVHETSWGMTTRLIGAVIMVHGDDNGLVLPPRIAPIQLVIVPIAQHKEGVLEKAEELKGRLSKLVRIRLDSSNKMPGWKFAEYEMKGVPLRLEIGPKDIENNQCILARRDTGEKLTVALDEIETVVPQLLETIQKDMLKRARENRDKNTFSVRTLEEFVNTIETKPGFIKAMWCGERECEDKIKELTSATSRCIPFEQEKISDTCVCCGKPAKHMVYWGKAY, encoded by the coding sequence ATGTCAAAGAATAAGAAGATGGTAGAAGCTATAACTAGTATGGATGAGGATTTTGCACAATGGTATACTGATATCGTAAAGAAGGCTGAGTTGGTAGATTATGCAAGCGTTAAGGGCTGCATGATTATTAGACCTTATGGTTACGCCATATGGGAAAACATACAGAAGGATTTAGATGCCAGATTTAAAGAAACTGGCCATGAAAATGTATATATGCCTATGTTTATACCGGAATCACTGCTGCAAAAGGAAAAGGAGCATGTTGAAGGTTTTGCTCCGGAGGTTGCTTGGGTAACTCATTTTGGAGAAGAAAAGCTTACAGAGAAGCTATGTGTTCGACCAACCTCAGAAACCTTATTTTGTGAGCATTATTCCAAGATAGTTCAATCTTACAATGACCTGCCAAAGCTCTACAATCAATGGTGCTCTGTTGTAAGATGTGAAAAGACAACAAGACCATTCTTAAGAACTACAGAATTTTTATGGCAGGAAGGACATACAGTACATGCTACTGCTGAAGAGGCTCAGCAAGAGACTATAAGAATGTTGAATGTCTATGCTGCACATTGTGAAGAAATACTTGCGATTCCTGTAGTAAAGGGTCAAAAGACTGAAAAGGAGAAGTTTGCAGGAGCAAAGGCTACATACACCATAGAGAGTTTAATGCATGATGGAAAGGCACTTCAGACAGGTACTTCTCATAATTTTGGTGACAATTTTGCTAAAGCATTTAATATACAATACACAGATAACACCGGTAAGCTCCAATATGTACATGAAACATCCTGGGGTATGACCACAAGGTTAATTGGTGCGGTTATTATGGTTCATGGGGATGACAACGGTCTTGTACTACCTCCAAGAATTGCTCCAATTCAGCTAGTTATTGTTCCTATTGCACAGCATAAGGAAGGTGTTTTGGAGAAGGCTGAAGAACTTAAGGGTAGACTTTCAAAGTTAGTAAGAATTAGGCTTGATTCATCTAATAAGATGCCAGGATGGAAGTTTGCTGAGTATGAAATGAAGGGTGTTCCGCTGAGATTGGAAATTGGACCTAAGGATATAGAAAACAATCAATGTATACTTGCAAGAAGAGATACAGGAGAAAAGTTAACTGTTGCTCTTGATGAAATAGAAACAGTAGTTCCGCAACTTCTAGAAACTATTCAGAAAGATATGCTTAAAAGAGCAAGAGAAAACAGAGATAAAAATACATTCTCTGTAAGAACTCTGGAGGAGTTTGTGAATACAATAGAAACTAAACCTGGCTTTATAAAGGCAATGTGGTGCGGGGAAAGAGAATGTGAAGACAAGATAAAGGAATTAACTTCTGCTACATCAAGGTGTATACCATTTGAACAGGAGAAAATCAGTGATACTTGTGTTTGTTGTGGAAAGCCGGCCAAACATATGGTATATTGGGGAAAAGCTTATTAA
- a CDS encoding PIN/TRAM domain-containing protein — MLNKILRTIFTLMGLVIGYFVGDILLNTNFAMESGYFNDNTFNKILILVFITLLFGIILFLISPLINDLIAKSMEYTEKSIQKFPASVILFGAGGAIIGLAISTMLVNVLTTIPYIGTLISVSINIVMAVLGANIAVKKKDELMALFFNMKKIGNSKDKKVKGISKADPKVLDTSVIIDGRIFDLCQTGFIEGPLIIPNFVLEELRHIADSSDTLKRNRGRRGLDILNKIQKELKMEVVISEKDFPDIAEVDSKLLKLCQAIGGKVITNDYNLNKVAEFQGVPVLNINELANAIKPIVLPGEEMKIQVVKDGKESGQGIAYLDDGTMIVVEGGRKFIGEFIDVIVTSVLQTAAGRMIFAKQKEMLEKAN; from the coding sequence ATGTTAAATAAAATATTAAGAACCATATTCACTCTGATGGGCTTAGTTATCGGGTATTTTGTTGGTGACATATTGTTAAACACAAATTTTGCAATGGAGTCTGGTTACTTTAACGATAATACTTTCAATAAGATATTAATTTTAGTTTTTATAACACTTTTGTTTGGCATTATTTTATTCTTAATATCACCGCTAATAAATGATTTAATAGCTAAATCCATGGAGTACACAGAAAAAAGCATTCAAAAGTTTCCCGCAAGTGTCATTCTTTTTGGTGCCGGAGGTGCAATAATTGGATTAGCCATATCCACAATGTTGGTAAACGTTCTTACGACTATACCGTATATTGGGACCCTTATATCTGTATCAATAAATATCGTTATGGCTGTGTTAGGGGCAAATATTGCCGTTAAAAAGAAGGATGAACTGATGGCACTATTTTTTAATATGAAAAAAATAGGCAATTCAAAAGACAAAAAAGTAAAAGGTATATCAAAAGCAGATCCTAAGGTATTAGATACATCTGTAATAATTGACGGTAGAATTTTTGATCTTTGCCAGACTGGTTTCATAGAGGGTCCACTCATAATTCCTAATTTCGTATTAGAAGAGCTGAGACATATAGCAGACTCCTCAGATACTTTGAAAAGAAACCGTGGGAGAAGAGGCTTAGATATATTAAACAAAATACAAAAGGAATTAAAGATGGAAGTTGTAATTAGTGAAAAGGACTTTCCTGATATTGCGGAAGTGGATAGCAAGCTGCTTAAGCTTTGCCAAGCTATTGGAGGGAAGGTAATCACTAATGATTATAACTTAAATAAAGTTGCAGAATTTCAAGGGGTACCAGTACTGAACATAAACGAACTTGCCAACGCAATAAAACCTATAGTACTACCTGGGGAAGAGATGAAAATCCAAGTGGTAAAGGACGGTAAGGAATCCGGACAAGGAATAGCATATCTGGATGACGGTACAATGATAGTAGTAGAAGGTGGAAGAAAGTTCATTGGAGAATTTATTGATGTCATAGTAACTTCAGTACTTCAAACTGCTGCAGGTAGAATGATATTTGCCAAGCAAAAGGAAATGTTAGAAAAGGCTAATTAG
- the ispD gene encoding 2-C-methyl-D-erythritol 4-phosphate cytidylyltransferase gives MIKSYIALIVAAGKGTRMGSKISKQFLQINGKPILYYAIKSFAECDKIDSIALVLAEENIEYVKTEIIEKYRLDKVKVLAAGGKERQQSVLNGLKALNNCGIVLIHDGARPFVGKDIIENGIAYAEKYSAAACGVRPKDTIKVIDKEGFSISTPDRDTLIAVQTPQCFNYDLILACHQKAELEGFKATDDTMVAEHYGHKVFLYEGDYKNIKITTPEDMLIGEEILKQMH, from the coding sequence ATGATAAAATCATATATAGCATTAATTGTGGCAGCGGGCAAAGGAACCAGAATGGGGAGTAAAATAAGCAAGCAATTTTTACAGATTAACGGAAAGCCAATTTTGTATTATGCAATAAAATCCTTTGCTGAATGTGATAAAATTGACTCGATTGCCTTGGTTTTAGCTGAGGAAAACATTGAATATGTAAAGACAGAGATAATTGAGAAATACCGATTGGATAAAGTGAAGGTTTTAGCGGCAGGTGGAAAGGAAAGACAACAGTCAGTATTAAATGGACTGAAAGCATTAAATAATTGCGGTATTGTTCTCATTCATGATGGTGCTAGACCTTTTGTAGGAAAGGATATTATTGAAAATGGTATAGCCTACGCTGAAAAATATAGTGCAGCGGCCTGTGGTGTTAGGCCAAAGGATACAATCAAGGTCATTGATAAAGAAGGATTTTCCATCAGCACTCCGGATAGAGATACTCTGATTGCTGTTCAAACACCGCAATGCTTCAATTACGATTTGATATTAGCTTGTCACCAGAAAGCAGAGTTAGAAGGTTTTAAAGCTACGGATGATACAATGGTGGCTGAACATTATGGTCATAAGGTGTTTTTATATGAGGGTGATTATAAAAATATAAAGATTACTACTCCTGAAGATATGCTGATAGGAGAAGAAATTTTAAAGCAAATGCATTAA
- a CDS encoding DUF1573 domain-containing protein, which translates to MKDVIFDELQDKVSESLLRHKSILDILTKFQESNARINRAVAKSVTNCGCIKIDASKQQIPCDDDDIESLNDCMKTHLSGELCEGCREVIEREIGNNIFYLTALCNHLGVNLYDSLIKEYDKINTLGKYTFR; encoded by the coding sequence ATGAAAGATGTTATATTTGACGAACTTCAGGATAAAGTAAGCGAATCACTATTACGGCATAAAAGTATTTTAGATATTTTGACAAAGTTCCAAGAATCAAATGCCCGAATTAACAGAGCGGTAGCCAAATCAGTAACTAACTGCGGCTGCATTAAAATAGATGCTTCAAAACAACAAATTCCTTGTGATGATGACGATATTGAATCCTTAAATGACTGCATGAAGACTCATCTTAGCGGTGAATTATGCGAAGGTTGCCGCGAAGTTATCGAAAGAGAAATAGGGAATAACATATTTTATTTAACAGCCCTCTGCAATCATCTAGGAGTAAATCTCTACGATTCCTTAATAAAAGAATACGATAAGATTAACACTTTAGGCAAGTATACTTTCAGATAA
- a CDS encoding ATP-dependent Clp protease ATP-binding subunit, whose product MMFGRFSERSQKVIIYAQEEAREFKHGYVGTEHILLGILKEDDGIAKKILNDMGVTIDSVKKLINEFEGQGDMEFFKNEIPLTPRTKRLLELSHIEARNLNHNYITPEHILLALIRESEGVAFTILSNLGVDFEKLRRDVVQSMAGEQKSTAGGASRAKDQSTPNLNQYGRDLTEMAREGKLDPVIGRGNETQRVLEILCRRIKNNPCLIGDPGVGKTAIAEGLAQRIVEGSIPEILKDKRVVTLDLSSMVAGSKYRGEFEERLKKVMDEIRKSGNVILFIDEIHTIIGAGGAEGAIDASNILKPALARGEIQCIGATTIEEYRKYIEKDSALERRFQPVNVGEPTKEEAIQILMGLRDKYEAHHGVKITDEAIIAAVNLSDRYITDRYLPDKAIDLIDEAGAKVRIQNLTTPPDLKEMEEQVEKITREKEDAIRVQDFERAAKLRDLEKELKDKLENEKKNWKAQTDVTKHIVSETQIASVVSKWTNVPVEKLTEKESERLLKLEEILHNRVIGQEEAVKSVARAVRRARVGLKDPKRPIGSFIFLGPTGVGKTELSKALAEAMFGDENSIIRIDMSEYMEKHAVSRLIGSPPGYVGYDEGGQLSAKVRRNPYSVVLFDEIEKAHPDVFNVLLQILEDGRLTDGKGKTVSFKNTIVIMTSNAGASTIKKQKSMGFNIGGENQRESEYEKMKENIMEELKRTFRPEFLNRIDDIIVFHQLEEKDLKKIVSLMLNSVAGRLKEQGISIEFDESAEAYLAKEGFDTVYGARPLRRAITKAVEDRLSEEILKGNVKTGSHIVVTVRDNEMVFSNKI is encoded by the coding sequence ATGATGTTTGGCAGATTTAGTGAGAGATCACAAAAGGTAATTATCTATGCACAAGAAGAAGCAAGAGAATTCAAGCATGGATATGTCGGTACTGAACACATACTCCTGGGAATATTAAAAGAAGATGATGGAATAGCAAAAAAAATTTTAAATGATATGGGAGTAACAATAGATTCAGTTAAAAAGCTGATTAATGAATTTGAAGGACAGGGAGATATGGAATTCTTCAAGAATGAAATACCATTGACTCCAAGAACAAAGAGATTATTAGAATTAAGCCATATAGAGGCCAGAAATTTAAATCATAACTACATCACGCCGGAGCATATATTGTTAGCCCTGATAAGAGAATCTGAGGGTGTAGCCTTCACAATATTATCAAATCTTGGTGTTGATTTTGAAAAGCTTAGAAGGGATGTAGTGCAAAGTATGGCAGGAGAGCAAAAGTCAACTGCCGGTGGAGCAAGCAGAGCTAAAGACCAATCGACTCCTAACTTAAATCAATACGGAAGAGATTTAACAGAGATGGCCAGAGAAGGAAAGCTGGATCCTGTTATAGGGCGAGGCAATGAAACACAAAGAGTACTTGAGATACTTTGCAGGAGAATTAAAAATAACCCATGTTTAATTGGAGACCCAGGTGTAGGTAAAACTGCTATAGCAGAGGGGCTTGCTCAAAGAATTGTGGAAGGAAGTATTCCTGAGATACTAAAGGACAAACGAGTAGTAACTTTGGACCTTTCCTCAATGGTGGCCGGCTCAAAATATAGAGGTGAGTTTGAAGAAAGACTTAAAAAGGTAATGGATGAAATTAGAAAATCAGGAAATGTAATTTTGTTTATTGATGAAATCCATACTATAATTGGTGCCGGTGGAGCTGAGGGAGCTATAGATGCTTCAAATATATTAAAACCTGCTTTGGCAAGAGGTGAAATTCAGTGCATTGGTGCCACTACTATAGAGGAATATAGAAAATATATAGAAAAAGATTCCGCTTTAGAGAGAAGATTTCAGCCTGTGAATGTTGGGGAACCTACTAAGGAAGAAGCCATACAGATACTAATGGGCTTACGAGATAAATATGAAGCCCATCATGGTGTGAAGATCACCGATGAGGCAATCATTGCTGCTGTAAACCTATCAGATAGATATATTACGGACCGTTATCTTCCCGATAAAGCAATTGACCTAATTGATGAAGCAGGAGCAAAAGTTAGAATACAGAATCTTACTACTCCTCCGGACTTGAAAGAGATGGAAGAACAGGTGGAGAAAATAACCAGGGAAAAGGAAGATGCTATAAGAGTTCAGGATTTTGAAAGGGCCGCTAAGCTTAGAGATCTTGAGAAGGAATTAAAAGATAAGCTTGAAAATGAGAAGAAGAACTGGAAAGCTCAAACTGACGTAACTAAGCATATAGTTTCAGAAACACAAATAGCCAGCGTAGTTTCCAAATGGACCAACGTTCCTGTGGAAAAGCTTACTGAAAAGGAATCTGAAAGGTTGCTTAAGTTAGAAGAAATCCTTCATAACAGAGTAATAGGTCAAGAAGAGGCAGTAAAATCAGTAGCTAGAGCTGTTAGAAGGGCCAGAGTGGGCTTAAAGGACCCCAAAAGACCAATTGGTTCCTTTATATTCCTAGGACCTACAGGAGTGGGAAAAACTGAGCTGAGCAAGGCATTGGCGGAAGCTATGTTTGGTGATGAGAATAGTATAATCAGGATAGATATGTCAGAATACATGGAGAAACACGCAGTTTCAAGGCTTATAGGTTCTCCTCCGGGATATGTTGGATATGATGAAGGAGGCCAGCTGTCAGCGAAGGTTAGAAGAAATCCATACTCAGTGGTACTATTTGATGAGATAGAGAAGGCTCATCCCGATGTGTTTAATGTGCTGCTTCAAATTCTGGAGGATGGACGTCTTACTGATGGTAAGGGAAAGACAGTAAGCTTTAAAAATACAATAGTAATAATGACTTCAAACGCTGGAGCCTCTACAATCAAAAAACAAAAATCCATGGGTTTTAATATAGGAGGAGAAAATCAGCGTGAGAGCGAATATGAGAAGATGAAGGAAAATATAATGGAGGAGTTAAAGCGTACCTTCAGACCGGAATTTTTGAACAGAATAGATGATATAATTGTCTTCCATCAACTAGAGGAGAAAGACCTGAAGAAGATAGTGTCCTTAATGCTTAACTCTGTAGCAGGTAGATTAAAGGAACAGGGTATATCCATAGAATTTGATGAGTCTGCTGAGGCATATTTGGCTAAAGAAGGCTTTGATACTGTCTATGGAGCACGACCTTTAAGAAGAGCAATCACTAAAGCCGTAGAAGACAGACTATCTGAAGAGATTTTAAAAGGCAATGTAAAAACAGGCTCTCATATAGTTGTTACAGTTAGGGACAATGAAATGGTATTTAGCAATAAAATTTAG
- the radA gene encoding DNA repair protein RadA codes for MAKVKTVYVCQQCGYESPKWLGKCPDCSAWNSMIEEQKQEKVQPRYAALDTRSVPKSIVHIKSGNIERFDTGIEELNRVLGGGLVKGSLTLISGDPGIGKSTLLLQTSNNIAKRYGKVLYVSGEESEEQIKIRGDRLNIVSENLYILSETNLELIHQHIDEMKPAFVIIDSIQTLYKDSISSAPGSVSQVRECSNHMMRLAKTNDIPFFIVAHVTKQGELAGPRVLEHMVDTVLSFEGERTEDIRVLRAVKNRFGTTSEIGVFEMKDVGLMEISDPSRLFLEDASFNAEGSVIIGVMEGTRPILVEIQALVTETKTANPRRTSVGIETSRLNLILAVLEKKLRIPFYNFDVYVNVVGGLNIDGTYADLGLALALLSSIRGKEFKLEKMMVVGEVGLTGEVRPIGACDRLVKEAYKLGFKNVVIPEKNKASVDPKLVNTILVSSLKEVSYKVFDAS; via the coding sequence TTGGCAAAAGTTAAAACTGTTTACGTATGTCAACAGTGTGGTTATGAATCACCAAAGTGGTTGGGAAAATGTCCGGATTGCAGTGCATGGAATAGTATGATAGAGGAGCAAAAACAAGAAAAGGTGCAGCCAAGATACGCTGCTCTGGATACACGGAGCGTTCCAAAAAGTATTGTACATATTAAATCAGGAAATATAGAGAGATTTGACACCGGCATCGAAGAGTTAAACAGGGTTCTGGGTGGTGGCCTGGTTAAAGGGTCATTAACTTTGATATCAGGTGATCCTGGAATAGGAAAGTCCACTTTATTACTGCAAACCAGCAATAATATTGCTAAAAGATATGGAAAGGTGCTCTATGTTTCTGGAGAGGAGTCAGAAGAACAGATTAAAATCAGAGGGGATAGGCTGAATATAGTTTCGGAAAATCTTTATATTTTGTCTGAAACTAACTTAGAACTTATTCATCAACATATAGATGAAATGAAACCGGCTTTTGTCATTATAGATTCAATTCAGACTTTATACAAGGACAGTATTTCATCGGCTCCGGGAAGTGTTTCACAAGTTAGAGAGTGCTCTAACCATATGATGAGACTGGCTAAGACTAATGATATTCCGTTTTTTATTGTAGCGCATGTTACTAAACAGGGAGAGCTGGCTGGGCCAAGAGTACTGGAACATATGGTGGATACAGTGTTGTCCTTTGAAGGGGAAAGGACAGAGGATATAAGGGTACTGAGAGCTGTAAAGAACAGGTTTGGTACCACCAGTGAAATCGGGGTATTCGAAATGAAAGATGTGGGTCTCATGGAAATCTCAGATCCCTCCAGACTATTTCTTGAGGATGCAAGCTTTAATGCTGAGGGTTCCGTTATAATAGGGGTCATGGAAGGAACACGTCCAATTTTAGTAGAAATTCAAGCCTTGGTTACAGAAACAAAAACTGCTAACCCCAGAAGAACTTCTGTAGGTATAGAAACTTCTAGACTGAACCTAATTCTTGCAGTTTTAGAGAAGAAGCTTAGAATTCCCTTTTATAATTTTGACGTCTACGTGAATGTTGTTGGAGGGCTTAACATTGATGGAACCTATGCAGACTTAGGCTTGGCACTTGCACTGCTATCCAGTATACGAGGCAAAGAATTCAAATTGGAAAAAATGATGGTGGTGGGAGAAGTAGGACTTACCGGAGAGGTTAGGCCTATTGGTGCCTGTGATAGATTGGTAAAAGAGGCCTATAAGCTTGGGTTCAAGAATGTAGTTATACCTGAAAAAAATAAGGCATCAGTAGATCCGAAGCTAGTAAATACTATACTGGTTTCTTCACTAAAGGAAGTATCTTATAAAGTATTTGATGCCAGCTGA
- the cysS gene encoding cysteine--tRNA ligase codes for MKIYNTLKRTKEEFVPLKEGEVSMYVCGPTVYNLFHIGNARTFIVFDTIRRYLEYRGYKVKFVQNFTDIDDKMIKRANEEATTVKELGDRYISEYYKDADGLNIKRATVNPRATQFIDEIIVFVQDLIEKGYAYEVDGDVYFSTKKFNEYGKLSGQNLEDLQAGARIDVDDRKKDPMDFAVWKKQKPGEPAWESPWGLGRPGWHIECSCMADKLLGKTIDIHAGGTDLIFPHHENEIAQSECRNNTEFARYWMHAAFINVNNQKMSKSLNNFFTVREILERYDSDVVRFFMLSGHYRTQMNFSIELLDSARASVERLYNTIGNLERLLEEVKLEELQEKEKAFVETLISYRDKYIEKMDDDFNTADAISVIFDLIRDININISPESSKAIIEKSLAIIRELGSPLGILQKSTKVTLEEEVEKLIEERQKARKEKNWALADKIRDDLKVRGIVLEDTPQGVRWFIKQ; via the coding sequence ATGAAGATTTATAATACCCTAAAGAGGACAAAAGAGGAGTTTGTACCTCTAAAGGAGGGCGAGGTTAGCATGTACGTATGTGGACCTACTGTATATAATTTATTTCACATAGGCAATGCTAGAACTTTTATTGTCTTTGACACCATAAGAAGGTATTTAGAGTATAGGGGATACAAAGTTAAGTTTGTTCAAAATTTTACAGATATAGATGACAAGATGATAAAAAGAGCTAATGAGGAAGCTACTACGGTTAAGGAATTAGGAGATAGATATATTAGCGAATATTATAAGGATGCGGATGGGCTAAATATCAAGAGAGCTACTGTAAATCCAAGAGCTACCCAGTTTATTGATGAGATTATTGTTTTTGTCCAGGACTTGATAGAAAAGGGCTATGCTTATGAAGTAGATGGAGATGTGTATTTTAGTACCAAGAAATTTAATGAATATGGTAAGCTTTCAGGGCAGAACCTTGAAGACTTGCAGGCAGGGGCAAGAATAGACGTAGATGATAGAAAAAAGGATCCGATGGATTTTGCTGTATGGAAAAAGCAGAAGCCAGGAGAACCTGCTTGGGAAAGTCCGTGGGGACTAGGGAGACCAGGTTGGCATATTGAATGCTCCTGCATGGCTGATAAGCTTCTAGGAAAAACTATAGATATTCATGCTGGGGGTACTGACTTAATATTCCCTCACCATGAAAATGAGATTGCACAAAGTGAATGCAGAAATAATACTGAATTTGCAAGGTATTGGATGCATGCGGCGTTTATTAATGTAAATAATCAGAAGATGTCTAAATCACTAAACAACTTCTTTACTGTAAGAGAGATACTTGAAAGGTACGATTCTGATGTTGTACGATTCTTTATGCTGTCAGGACATTACAGAACTCAAATGAACTTCAGCATAGAACTGCTTGATTCTGCTAGAGCATCAGTTGAAAGACTTTATAATACTATAGGAAACTTAGAAAGACTTCTAGAAGAGGTTAAGTTAGAGGAATTGCAAGAAAAGGAAAAGGCTTTTGTGGAAACTCTAATTTCATATAGAGACAAATATATTGAGAAGATGGACGATGACTTTAACACAGCAGACGCTATCTCAGTGATATTTGATTTAATTAGGGATATTAATATAAATATTTCTCCAGAATCTTCAAAGGCTATTATAGAAAAGTCATTGGCTATCATTAGAGAATTAGGCTCTCCTCTAGGAATACTGCAAAAGTCTACAAAAGTAACTTTGGAAGAAGAGGTTGAGAAGCTCATTGAAGAAAGACAAAAGGCAAGAAAAGAGAAGAATTGGGCCCTGGCTGATAAGATAAGAGATGACTTAAAGGTTAGAGGAATAGTGTTGGAAGACACCCCACAGGGAGTAAGATGGTTTATTAAGCAGTAA
- the disA gene encoding DNA integrity scanning diadenylate cyclase DisA, with amino-acid sequence MRLEKDKELKSILKILAPGTALREGLENILRAKTGALIVLGDSEAVMKLVDGGFAINADYNPSYIYELAKMDGAIILSSDLKKILYANTQLIPESSIPTFETGTRHRTANRIAKQTGAIVVAISQRRHIITIYKNDLKYVLRESSIILARANQAIQTLERYVAVLDRALNNLNLLEFQDIATLMDVITAIQRTEMVMRIVAEIERYICELGNEGRLITMQLNELIKYIEQDGILLIRDYCKSGMDYNEVYKAIQELTSEELVDVDIISKLLGYTGVPLVDTLISPRGYRILSKVPRIPASIIENLVRNFKELKAVIEASYDDLDKVEGIGEARAKAIRNGLRRIREQVMLNKQF; translated from the coding sequence ATGAGATTGGAAAAGGATAAAGAACTAAAAAGTATATTAAAGATACTAGCACCTGGAACAGCACTGAGAGAGGGGCTAGAAAACATCTTAAGAGCAAAAACTGGAGCCTTGATTGTATTAGGAGACAGTGAGGCTGTTATGAAGCTTGTTGACGGTGGCTTTGCTATAAATGCTGATTATAACCCATCTTATATTTATGAATTGGCGAAGATGGATGGAGCTATAATACTGAGTAGTGACCTAAAAAAGATACTTTATGCAAATACTCAATTGATACCTGAATCTTCCATACCAACTTTTGAAACGGGAACAAGGCACAGAACAGCAAACAGAATAGCAAAGCAAACCGGGGCAATTGTGGTAGCCATATCTCAAAGAAGGCACATAATCACTATTTATAAAAATGACTTAAAATATGTTCTAAGGGAAAGCAGTATTATATTAGCTCGAGCAAATCAAGCCATACAGACCTTAGAAAGATATGTGGCAGTGCTGGATAGAGCACTTAACAACTTAAATCTTCTGGAATTTCAAGATATAGCAACCTTGATGGATGTCATAACAGCTATACAAAGAACTGAGATGGTTATGAGAATTGTAGCTGAAATAGAGAGGTATATATGTGAGCTTGGAAATGAAGGAAGACTAATAACCATGCAATTAAATGAATTAATTAAATATATAGAACAAGATGGAATTTTACTGATTAGAGATTATTGTAAGTCAGGTATGGATTACAACGAGGTTTATAAAGCTATACAAGAATTGACCTCTGAGGAGTTAGTAGATGTAGATATCATTTCAAAACTTTTAGGCTATACCGGTGTACCACTGGTTGATACCCTTATTTCACCAAGGGGTTACCGAATATTAAGTAAAGTACCTAGAATACCTGCTTCAATAATTGAAAATTTAGTAAGAAACTTTAAGGAGCTAAAGGCTGTTATTGAGGCTTCTTATGATGATTTGGATAAGGTTGAAGGTATTGGAGAGGCGAGAGCTAAAGCAATAAGGAATGGTCTTAGAAGAATAAGAGAGCAGGTTATGCTAAATAAGCAGTTCTAG